Proteins encoded together in one Ignavibacteria bacterium window:
- a CDS encoding enoyl-CoA hydratase-related protein, whose protein sequence is MSEKGFLKTTYKNILVTEITNEKGLSVCQVQINRPQVMNALNMELMTELTEVLFEVDKDESFGCSVLTGNEKAFAAGVDIKEMASYNSVEMHYMNMFASWDKLRGIKKPLIAAVSGFALGGGCELAMLCDMIVAAKSAKFGQPEVNLGVIPGVGGTQRLTRAVGKARAMEIILTGRMIESEELYVAGLLTKVSEDDKYLEDAIVIAKTICTKAPLAVQLAKESILRAFDTTMEMGIEAEKKNFYLLFASEDKMEGMKAFIEKRKPVWKGK, encoded by the coding sequence ATGAGTGAGAAGGGTTTTTTAAAAACGACATATAAGAATATACTCGTAACAGAAATTACAAATGAAAAGGGGTTAAGCGTATGTCAGGTACAGATTAACAGACCGCAAGTAATGAATGCGCTAAACATGGAACTTATGACAGAGCTTACAGAGGTGCTTTTTGAGGTTGACAAAGATGAGAGCTTTGGGTGCAGCGTGCTGACGGGCAATGAGAAGGCATTTGCGGCGGGTGTTGATATAAAGGAAATGGCGTCTTACAATTCGGTTGAAATGCATTACATGAATATGTTTGCTTCGTGGGATAAACTAAGAGGTATTAAGAAGCCCCTGATAGCGGCAGTAAGCGGTTTTGCTCTTGGCGGCGGGTGTGAGCTTGCAATGCTTTGTGATATGATAGTTGCGGCTAAATCTGCAAAGTTCGGACAGCCCGAGGTGAACCTCGGCGTAATACCCGGTGTAGGCGGAACGCAGAGATTAACCCGCGCGGTAGGCAAGGCAAGGGCGATGGAAATAATACTGACGGGAAGAATGATAGAATCGGAAGAGCTGTATGTTGCAGGGCTTTTAACAAAGGTTTCGGAAGACGACAAATATCTTGAAGACGCAATAGTAATCGCCAAGACGATTTGCACAAAGGCGCCGCTTGCTGTACAACTCGCGAAGGAAAGCATACTGCGGGCTTTTGACACAACCATGGAAATGGGAATAGAAGCAGAGAAGAAAAACTTTTACCTGCTTTTTGCATCAGAGGATAAAATGGAGGGAATGAAAGCGTTTATTGAAAAAAGAAAACCCGTATGGAAGGGGAAGTAA